The DNA sequence tattattattctcctgaaagaagcaattttttttaacaactgAAATACGCAATTATTAtgttagcaaaaaaaaaaaataataaattgaagAATTAAATGTTAGCacttcaaccaaaaaaaaaaaaaaaagatggaaGAATTGAAAACCTCTCTTCAAACTCAGTATGTGAAAGCCCAATACTGTTGTTTATGTTTGGGCCACAAATTACTACATTATGGGCTTAGGTCTTGAATCAGAGGATTACTAGACAATGGGAGAGATCACTACTGAAAAAGCCCATCTAAGAAAAACCCGAAGCAGTCTGTTACGCTGACAAAACCCCAAGCACTCTTTTTTCTCGGCACACACAAGCAACAATGGGAAAAGAGGTCGAACGGCAACAGATTCCGGCCGTTTCGTCCCGAAACCTCCACATAAAGAAGAGGGTTCTTAAGAATAAAGCTCTTGCCATTAGCTTCGACGAGAAGGATCTCAGGTACAACCCGTACAATCCCCTTTTTTTCTATAACCATGAAAAAGCGTTAACTCTATTACAGCGAATTCGATGAAACTGGAACCCTACTTTTATGAATTGGGTATCTCCATGTGTGGGTGTTTGGGGACTTTTACTTTAATCGGTGTTTTGGTCTGTGAAGGAACTACGTGACAGGGTttcagaagaggaagaagaagagaagaaaggtTGCCTTACAACAGCAAGGCGAGGCACTAAGGCGAAAGCGTATTGAAGCCCGTAAGAAGGTTCAGATTTTATACAATCACATTCGCTCCTTTTTTGGTTCTCTTTTTCCTTACACACATATCATATGCATATAGATATTTTGGTTCTGCAAATTTGGTTATTAGTTGGACGTAGTGTAATGTAGTACTAGTAATTGAACAATACCATTTCATTTGTACTACCTTCTccgtttatttttattttccgaACGTTTAAATTTCATTGTAttctgaagcttaatatttAGTTTATAGGGAAAGCTTAAAAATGTCATCTTTCAAACCAATCCTCGATTTTCATTATCCCTGATCGAATACAAAACTTAGCACTGACAGTTAGTTGCCTGTGTGATAAACCATTTATTTACTTGACTcaaattttcatttttcatgGTTGTTCTCTGCATTTATTAATGTTTCAAACAAAATCTTGCTTGTTCTGCAAGAATAGCTGTCTGATTTTAGTTGCAAGCAAGCTATGCACAAGGGAGAGCTGAATAATTATGTTGATGGTTCACTCCCATGAGGTTTCAGGTTCAATAACTTATGGGGAACACctattattttagtgttttatgtTTTCCAAAGATTTTCTTTGGTTAATTAAGAGGTAAGgacttttctcaaaaaaaaaaaaaaaaaagaaaaattaagagGTAAGGATAGAAAAAAGAGTTGCAACCAATTTCATCTAGAGAGCTGCAACAGTAGCATCATTTTTGAAATCACCATGACTTCGATATTTTTCTAGCTCTTTAATTAAAGCTTGATTACAAGCTTTGGATGgtggaaaagagagaaaaattactGGTTCCCTGAATTGTTTCATTGAACATGATTTCATTTACATGTTGAACTGTTAAAAGCTTAATAGTTGAAGGATATGTAGGTTGGTTTCTCATAGTTTTATAGTACAATTGCGAAACTTATTTATTTCGtcaattgaaatttgaaaaaggtGAATTCATAAGAGtttgttttgattttgatttttttaataacatGTTGGACTTTTAAGttaaataagaattattttagaaattagaccaataaaaatataagaacatAGATTCGTTAAGTTTTAGTTTGAATGGATAGCAATGTGTTttcaattttctgtttttgtttctttctttaatatatatatatttatataataggctaattaggatttttgtccttttgacatgtaccaaataaTTTGATACGTGTCAAAATTTGaggaaaaatcttaattagcctatataatacatattaatatattcACTTTTATTTcctttaatatatgtatattatataatatatacatgtttctttatttatatatatattgatataataCTTGTTCACTTTTATTTTCCATTTGTTTAATCATGAAGGAAGGAATTTGAGCAAAAGCTCTAAGTAGTCAGTTATGACATTTCCTCTATATCAGGCAGCCAGCAATAAAACTGATAATGTTGTCTGCCAATTATGCATGAAGGTTTTAGCTGgtactagaaaaaataatatcaggAAGTTTATGCAGATAAATCTGCAAATGTTAAAGAGTAGATTTAGAAGATCCAAGAAAGTAGAGCTGGGGCACAGGAAGTTTATGAATGATAAATCTGAATGTTTATCCTTTTCAATACCTCACATCTTCCcttccaacaaaaaaaaaatacacatctTTTTTATTTGTAATGGTTTCATTATGTATACTGCATTGTGTAATTGTATCCATAATGTGCTATTGTTTACTTATATTTAGTGTAAAAAGAATATTCATATTCTTATATGTTTTGTTGCAGAGGAAGCTAGAAAGAGATTTTGTTTCATCTGGTGGAGCTCCACCAGTCACAGATTCAGTTCCTGATGGTTGCAGTGAACTCAATGAAgaggaggaagaggaggaggatAGCGAGCCTGTTCCTTCTGTCTCTGGTATAATTATGTACCCATCCTACTTCAAATCATATTTTAAATGTTTGGTACAAGTCTATGTTGTTTCGTTACAGTGCCAGTATATCATGTGGATATGCTGGCTGGTTCTGATCAGGTACCTTTGGTTGCCCACCCAACTTTGTGGTTAATGGGGTCTCTGAATTTGTCTCTGAGGGCTTATGAGACATTTTGAATTCCAATTGAAATCAGATGATACAAAAGACTAATGTCTTATACTATCAGTAAAATGCTTCAGGGACCGAAACTGTTTCTTGACATCACATTTTCTGAAAACAGTTTCACTAAGATTGAAACAAGCACCATTCGTTTGAAAGAAAATGTTGGCAGTTTGTCTTTAAGGATCATATCATGTATTCACGTGACCAAACTATGGATATGGAAACAAGTCGAATCTTGCAGTACTAAGTGCATCAAGAACTGTTCATACTTTTTTCGGTCTAGTTGCAAATGTATctgtttggaattttatttatgttttaaggCACACGTTTTGTTTTTTGCTTTTATGAATACTgattttggattttatttttttgaagggACAACAATCTATGACAATGGTGATCTTCAAGTTTCAGTGACAACAAGCGAAATCACTCGTGAGGACGACGATATTGTTCCCCGTGAAAGGAGAGAAAGACCATTTGTGCAGCCAATTGCAGCTAATCAAAAGCTCAAGGTGCCTGTGGCACCGAAGAAACCAATGAAGAGAGTTGTAAGACACAAACCGAAGACCAAGTCGAAGTCCGAAAAGAGAGGGAACAAATCAAAGGGAAGCAAAAGGAGCAAGAATGGGCGGTAGTTGCAGAGGAACTTCCACATGGCTTTGTTTATTGGATTATTAATTGCTTCTGGCTGTGCCTCGTACAGTTCTTCCGTGTGTGGCTGCAGTTCACGCAGTGGCATCTTTAGTGACATATCATTTTCACTTAAATTAATGATCATTTTGGCCAGTTCCTTCAAGCGTTTATCAGCAATGTTTCCATCAAATTCAGTTGTAGCTATACCAAAACCCAAATAGTGTTTTAGTTTATGTTTTGTATGGTTAAATTTGCAAGCTTGAACTATAGTTTCAGCTGATATGATGGAGCAATGGAGCTTGTCACATCAATTTCTGACACCTGTGGTGTGAGGGGTCCTCACTTCAAGGCACCGTACAGAATTTTCGTCGTTATTGCTAATTGATATCACATGGATTCGCTTTGAAGTATGTGCTACCTATATTACAATTATTATTGTATCCGTTTTTCTTCCATTAATCGattttattaattatccattttcTGGGAAATTAGGATTAATTCCACCTGTAAATCTGACTTTGAATTTGCCGCTAATTATCATTTAATTAGTACTTGAAAGTGATTTGTCCAATTACCATTTTATAAAGCATTATCCTTGCTTTTAAATATATCAATAATCAATAATCAATTCATTCACGATATACCTACCAAATGCAAGGTGTTAAATATTTGCTTTAGGAAagaataaaatgttatttaattttagGTTGAAAATAGTCATGCTGCACTCTATACTGGTATGTTTAATAAACTGCAaggtttaaaatagaaaatattttattatgttatttgttaaattaaaaaaaaaattaaaatcatatTATTGTGTTTACATAATTAAAAAAGAcaatcataatattttactttgataaaattattatagttagaatatataattattttttatttatagagttttgatttttgaaggcatatttgttattttctttttatattaataaaataaaaatgaaaataaaacaagTTAGGGAAAAGAAAGATGTTTCCtataaaaaataagagagaatctttttttattttcttcctAATTTGTAGGATACTATTTTatctaaataattatattaaaatcaaTACTATATTTCTATTCcctcaaaaaaaataaacataacataaaTGAAATAGGTGATTGGTACATAACATAACCCATAAATATTCATGGTAATCATCATCAAGTGAGTACAAGTACTCGTGGTTAGCCGTATGTACCCAGGAAATAGACAGAGTAATAGTACTGCTAATACCCGAAAAGATGGAAGGAATGATTACATATATACAAATTTGATAAATGTGACATGTGGTCTGTGTCTGTGGGGACCCTaatatatctatctatctattctTTTCCTCTTTTGTGCATTTTAGTGTTGGATTGCACCACTTCTTGTCCTTTGCTCCCAAACATATATTGCTCCATAATATTTCAGTTAACTGTCTAATTTATTTCTTATCTTTAAATAAAGACTATTATATATCAAACAAATCATATGTACACAAAAAGAAATAGTAATTATTGAGAATCTTAGCCAAAGCGCATGGTAcacattatattatatgatatgatAATTAAAGAGCTAGAGAAAGAGATATTGGAATTTGGAGATGGGAATAAGTTAACAAAACCAACAAATTTACCTTTATTCGCATAAGGCATAACTAATCATATCAGGCATAACTAATCATATCATACAAGGTACAAGATAATTAGAAAGAAGAGGTGTATTAACTTTACTTGTACTTCTTTTGCAGATTTACatgattttttcttcttttgtttcGTGCTTGAAGGAGGTCTGACATCCTTTCCCTCAAGTTTGGATTAAGTGGGATTAGAAAATATGTGTACGGTAGTTGTGGCCAAAAACCATCTTGGTAGGATGGTTTAGGTTCAAACTTCTCAGCTAGATTTTACTAATGTGTTATGTGAAAAAACAACGACTTGTTGTTTGACTTTATTAGTTGCTAAGGACTTTAGTTCCAAGTTTGTTATTATGGAGAGCAACTCTAAGGTAGTTATCAATACTTTTAATGGGAAGTAGTCTCACTGGGCAATTGAAAACTATGTCTCATTTTGTAACAATTCTTCTCTCTTATTTATTAGTTGTATTTTCTCTAATATTAGTAGGACTTTTAACTTTGTTTCCCATAATATGGCAAAGTGGATATTTTTTCACGAGAGATTTGATTTTATTCCATATCAACCattcttataaattttttaatgacCGTAGAGTCTTatctgtttttatttattagtttttcttaaaaaaaaaaacatatcatATGGGTTGAGTCTTTTTTACTGTGGCTGTTGACAATCCTCTCATATAAATCCATCTTTGGCCTTATGTCATTTTGTGCCGTAGTATTGCATTTATTTTGCCTTTTtggtttttttcaattattataagTTAAAAGGATTATCCAACTTATTCAACTTAACTCTCAAAATATCATTGAaacattttactatttcaagaaaaaagaaaagaaaaacaagaaaaagatGATGAATAAAAGCagaaattgaattttaattccactgaaaaaaaaaaaaacagtttgaCATCCAACGGTTGTTATTCGCTTCGGACAGTTTTTAATGGACACACAAGATGAAATCATCGGGTGGACGATTCCTTCAAAGATTCTTAAACTTCGATGCAATGGACGGTCAAGATCAGATGATCCTCTAGTCCCGAGAGATCTCAGCCACCGGGCAATCTGAAGTAGTAGTTGCTTTAGATAACAAGTGAGTTGTTAGGTTGGACTGAGCCGtttagtgttgttttttttctttcattttctttGGGTACAAACAAAAGAACACAGTAGTTTGTACAACAAAAAGGCGCTCAATCAATGTACTACATGCACTATATTACTATCCATGATGTTTCCGAAACGTTAGTAAGAAAATTCGCAGCCACTTCGTGGAAACTTCTGAGATTCTCATAAaaaatttcatcatctttttctttttactttCCCGCTCCACTCTTTCTACTTTCTCTCTTCATATCCTCTTTACGCCTCTTTCTGCACCCAACTTCGTTTGGTTGCTGAGAATAAAACACAAAAGATTGTAttttttgagtttatctaaatggACGATTCAGGTCAAACTTTCAGGTAAGTGGGATGGAGGTGAATTCATGTATGTTTTggattttgttttttgttttggtgctcatttttttttttctttcactttCTCAGTAACCAAACGGGGATGTTTAGAATGGACGCGTTGAAGAAGCAAAATAGGTATGTGGAGAGATCGACCACTAGTATGACCAGAGAAAAACGAGGGTTGGATTCAACTTCAGCTGAAGAAGCACAACCCGAAAGAAAAAGACCAGCTTTAGCCAGGTATTTCCATCTTTAGCGTTGAAATTAGTTCAAccgtttctttttcttcttcaaaatcttttcttttttaagggGCTATCATACTATGCCATACTATGATCACTTTACTTAGTAAAGTTAGCTTAAATTTTCACATAGCGACGTACTAATGTAATTTGGGTTTAAATGCAGCGTAATTGTTGAAGCTCTTAAGGTGGATAGTCTGCAAAAGCTTTGCTCGTCATTGGAGCCTATTCTTCGCAGAGTTGTAAGATAAAATGGTTTCTCTTCTGAAGTTGGAATTAAATTTTTGTCTTACTAAATAGTTTCTTAAATTTACTATTTGTAATGATGAACAACAGGTTAGTGAAGAAGTGGAGCGTGCTCTAGCTAAGTTATGCCCTGCCAAACTCAATGGGAGGTAGTAACCATTATTCATGTTCAATACTTTATGTTAATGTTTCTATGTGTTttacatatatagatatattgtGTGTGTGATTTCTGATTTCTCTTCTAATGGTCAAGAAATCCCAGGTCTTCTCCCAAGCGTATAGAGGGTCCTGATGGAAGAAACTTGCAGCTGCGTTTCAAGTCCAAGTTGTCTCTTCCCCTCTTTACAGGTGGAAAAGTAGAAGGGGAGCAGGGTACTGCAATCCACATTGTGTTGATTGATGCAACCACAGGCCAAATTGTGTCATCAGGTCCAGAATCCTCTGTGAGACTAGATATTATTGTGCTTGAAGGTGATTTTAGCAACGAGGAAGATGAAAACTGGACCGAAGAAGAATTTGAAGGCCATGTAGTCAAAGAGCGTGAAGGAAAGAGGCCATTACTGACTGGAGATCTGCAAATAACACTCAAAGAAGGCGTTGGAACGCTAGGGGAGTTGACATTCACAGATAATTCCAGCTGGATTAGGAGCAGGAAATTCAGACTTGGGTTGAAGGTTGCCTCTGGCTCTTGTGAGGGTATTCGTATTCGTGAAGCGAAAACAGAAGCTTTCACAGTTAAGGATCACCGTGGAGAATGTGAGTTTAACAAAATATCCCAATACATTTCTTCTATATGTTATGTGCTCTCCTCCATTGCAAAAAATTTATGATCTTTTGGTTTACAGTATACAAGAAACACTATCCACCAGCATTAACTGATGAAGTTTGGAGATTAGAGAAAATTGGAAAAGATGGGTCCTTTCACAAGAGGTTGAACAAAGCTGGAATCTTTTCAGTTGAAGATTTTTTGCGGCTTGTGGTTAGAGATTCACAGAGATTGAGAAATGTAAGGATGGGGATTTTATATCAGTTCTTTTATGCATTCACACTTATGTGAGTGTGTAGCTGTTTCTAATACTCAATCCAAATTCTGCAGATTCTCGGTAGTGGCATGTCAAATAAAATGTGGGATGTTCTTGTGGAACATGCAAAGACTTGTGCTTTAAGTGGGAAACTTTATGTGTACTATTCTGAGGATGAGAGAAATGTTGGTGTTGCTTTCAACAATATCTATGAGTTTAGTGGCCTAATTGCCAATGGACAATATTACACAGCAGATTCTCTTTCTGATAGTCAGAAGGTAAACCATTAGTGTTCTTGCATGACTTCGGTCAGCTACCTTGCTTTCTGCTTTTGACTATTGTTACCAACTGTAATACCAAATCAATCCTAAACTAAATCCAACTTAAAAGGAAGCATTCTTAACTGGTGTTTGCTGGAGCACAGTGTGTGAAACTCTAATTATTCAAAGTTTTGGGAATAACAAGGCCTTAGTAGAATGTTGACACAGAATTGATGAATGACAATACTGTGAATATTTTGGTTTTGCAGGTATATGTGGACACCTTGGTGAAGAAGGCATATGACAATTGGATGCATGTTGTAGAGTACGACGGCAAGTCTTTTCTAACTTCTGAACCGGAGAAAAACTTGTGTATATCTCAAAGTGAAGTTCCCATAAACTCTCAAGATTATACCCATTCATTTGACCAGCAGTACCTACCAGCGCTTCCAGTTCCTGTTCCATCAGAGCAGCACACCATGGATTCAGGACTAACAGGTATATATTTTGCACCTCAAAATCTGTCATATTTTCTATGTTTGGCATTAGTCATGCTCTAAAATGGCAGCTATGTCtcctttgttttatttttctgaTGTGTATCTTAGATTTGGTTCTTGATGGTGCCTGCTGTTTCTCTCCAGGGTACAACGATGGTATGGCTACCAGGTTCCCTATTCAGCCGCATAACCCAAGTCTGAATGCCCATGTTCAGTACAATGGCTCTTCATTCGCGTGTCAAAATCAGTTACCAAGCACTTCAAATGAAGCTCACCTACAAAGAAGCGAAAATGTCCTTGCTGTTGGTCCCACGCAGTCAATAACACCTGGCTTCCAGAACAATATTGCTTCATCTTTTAGGGGAGTAGACGATTTCTTCACAGAGGAAGATATTCGTATGAGGAGCCATGAGATGCTTGAGAATGAAGATATGCAGCAATTGCTTCGATTATTCAACATGGGAGGAGGTCATGGCCAAATTCCCAGTGTTACTGAAGATGCGTTTCCATATCCATCAGACTACATGCCCAATACAGATTTAAACTACAACTTGGATGACGATCGAACCCGGTCTGGGAAAGCTGTTGTTGGCTGGCTTAAGCTCAAGGCAGCCTTGAGATGGGGTATATTTATCAGGAAGAGGGCTGCTGAGAAACGTGCCCAACTCGTTGAGTTGGATGATCCATAAGTACGGTGCATGGCACAAAGCTGATCCAATTTTGGTGTCAAAGCCTTCCTTTTGGACTAAAAAGTTTCTTTAAAGAAGTTAAGACAACAGTCTTGGCTTGAACTGTCGGGTTGCGCAATCCTATGTTTATGCTCAGGCCATTTCTTGGATTGTAAATCCTTGACATGTATGGGATCTTCTTTCTGCATTTACAGTCGCTGCCCTACGCTCCCCTGCTCTGCCTTGCCTGTACAGTTAGTAAGCTTATATCCTTTGACAACTGCTTATAGTTATGGTTTTAATCTTAAAGGATGATGTTCATCTCAACATCGCTCTTGCAAGTCGTAGAACTGACAGACCTGAGCTGTTTCAACTGAAGATGTTTGCTAACTCCTGACTCAGCAGGATTTTCAGTACGGTGTCTTAGTTAGAATTGTTCTTAGCTTAGATTATCATTTGGAAATAACAAAAGAATCTAGTCAAGGTATAAGTGTGACCTCTACATATGACTGTTTTGTTGTAATCATAATTATGTTCTTAATTGTTAGCGTGGTAGTGAAGTCTTAGTTAACACGAATTAACGTGTTGTAGTTATatttgtgtaattgtgtttgtAACACGAGAATAAAAAGTGGTAGTGATGATAATTTTGCTGCATGGTATTTGAAATGAGGCCCCAATCAATCATTTTACGTCGATAAACAATGGTTTATTTTTTGAGAAGCCTAGAACCTTATAAGTGTGAAAATAAGTTAAATAATAAACCAAAAAAGTCGAGAAAGTGCATATAATGTCCAACAGAAACTTAATGGCAGATGGAATGAGGATGATTGGATGAAGCTAATGTTTTTTAAGTTAAAGATGCCCGCCTAAAGTAAAGAATTTATCATGGAGGGCTGGTATGAATGGTCTCCCTACTATGATTCAACTGTTATCTAAGAGAGTGGAGGTGAGTTCTTTTTGTCCCAGGCACTGAAGCTATTGCGCACAGTTTAATAACTTGCCCCGAGATAAAACTGTGTTGGGATCAGCTGTTTTTAGATTGGTGCTCGGCTGTTTTTACTGGTTTGGAAGCTGAAAAGAAATGTATAATTTCTGCTGTTTCTTGGGCTATTTGGGGTGCCAGAGAATGATCTAGTTTGGTCTATGAAAGTGGTGAGTGCTGGAACTATTGTTGCTAACGCAAAGGAGTATGATCAATGCAGAAATGCTCAAAATCCTCAAGAAGGATCACCATGGCCTGGTTTACAAATAGATGATGGTGTGGAGCATTGAAATTTACCATCAATTAATAGTATCAAGGTCAGTGTGGACGCAACTATGTTTGAGAGTGGTCGAAGCTATGATTTTGGCATAATGGCTAGAGATTGTAATGGTCTTTTAATTGAAGGCTGCACTTTTTCCTCACAAGCAGCAGTGAATCCTGAGGTTGTTGAAACGATGGGAGTTTGTGAGACTCTAAATTAGATAAAAAGAATCTGGCGGCAGTGATTATAGAAACAAATTGAGTATGTTTGTTCAAGCTATAAGTAGTTTACAAATAATTTCTTTGTTGGTCATGTAATTCAAGATTATAAACTGATAACAAGGAATGTCTCTTTGTTGTTTGTTAAACAATAATCTATTGTGGTTATTCATAGTTTTGTTAAAGTTTCTACATTGTATCCTAATTGTAGTTTTATTTGGAATTTGTTATCTTATTTAGTATCTGAAGtttatagttaataaaatacattttccattaaaaaaaaagtctgacaaatttaatataaaaaaaatataaaaaaatattaaaaaacaaaaacttatTAATATTAAGAACATTAACTAGAATCAAAaggataaataaaaaataacattagaAATGTAATTTTTGTGCTaaatttagtataattttaaatatatattttgcaaCACCTTggaaatctatttttttaaaaggatacgttaagttatatataaaaaaacactACTTTGATAACaagaactttttattttaaaaatcacACATACGCTATGTTTTGgtgtaatttatatataaaaaaaattgtgtatttgCCCCACATTATTCATATGTGTAGTTACATTTgtgtgatttatatatataaaaaaaattcacactTTTGCTAttcataaaaaaacataaattaattcatttttaattagtttatttttattcaagtaaaatttttaatagATTGACATTTTCCAACGAGAAATATGTGATTAAACATGCTTACATTAgtcaaaaaataacaatttaaaCTAATGTTAAATCA is a window from the Cannabis sativa cultivar Pink pepper isolate KNU-18-1 chromosome 1, ASM2916894v1, whole genome shotgun sequence genome containing:
- the LOC115706894 gene encoding uncharacterized protein LOC115706894 — translated: MGKEVERQQIPAVSSRNLHIKKRVLKNKALAISFDEKDLRNYVTGFQKRKKKRRKVALQQQGEALRRKRIEARKKRKLERDFVSSGGAPPVTDSVPDGCSELNEEEEEEEDSEPVPSVSGTTIYDNGDLQVSVTTSEITREDDDIVPRERRERPFVQPIAANQKLKVPVAPKKPMKRVVRHKPKTKSKSEKRGNKSKGSKRSKNGR
- the LOC115706896 gene encoding calmodulin-binding protein 60 D isoform X1, whose product is MDDSGQTFSNQTGMFRMDALKKQNRYVERSTTSMTREKRGLDSTSAEEAQPERKRPALASVIVEALKVDSLQKLCSSLEPILRRVVSEEVERALAKLCPAKLNGRNPRSSPKRIEGPDGRNLQLRFKSKLSLPLFTGGKVEGEQGTAIHIVLIDATTGQIVSSGPESSVRLDIIVLEGDFSNEEDENWTEEEFEGHVVKEREGKRPLLTGDLQITLKEGVGTLGELTFTDNSSWIRSRKFRLGLKVASGSCEGIRIREAKTEAFTVKDHRGELYKKHYPPALTDEVWRLEKIGKDGSFHKRLNKAGIFSVEDFLRLVVRDSQRLRNILGSGMSNKMWDVLVEHAKTCALSGKLYVYYSEDERNVGVAFNNIYEFSGLIANGQYYTADSLSDSQKVYVDTLVKKAYDNWMHVVEYDGKSFLTSEPEKNLCISQSEVPINSQDYTHSFDQQYLPALPVPVPSEQHTMDSGLTDLVLDGACCFSPGYNDGMATRFPIQPHNPSLNAHVQYNGSSFACQNQLPSTSNEAHLQRSENVLAVGPTQSITPGFQNNIASSFRGVDDFFTEEDIRMRSHEMLENEDMQQLLRLFNMGGGHGQIPSVTEDAFPYPSDYMPNTDLNYNLDDDRTRSGKAVVGWLKLKAALRWGIFIRKRAAEKRAQLVELDDP
- the LOC115706896 gene encoding calmodulin-binding protein 60 D isoform X2; amino-acid sequence: MDDSGQTFSNQTGMFRMDALKKQNRYVERSTTSMTREKRGLDSTSAEEAQPERKRPALASVIVEALKVDSLQKLCSSLEPILRRVVSEEVERALAKLCPAKLNGRSSPKRIEGPDGRNLQLRFKSKLSLPLFTGGKVEGEQGTAIHIVLIDATTGQIVSSGPESSVRLDIIVLEGDFSNEEDENWTEEEFEGHVVKEREGKRPLLTGDLQITLKEGVGTLGELTFTDNSSWIRSRKFRLGLKVASGSCEGIRIREAKTEAFTVKDHRGELYKKHYPPALTDEVWRLEKIGKDGSFHKRLNKAGIFSVEDFLRLVVRDSQRLRNILGSGMSNKMWDVLVEHAKTCALSGKLYVYYSEDERNVGVAFNNIYEFSGLIANGQYYTADSLSDSQKVYVDTLVKKAYDNWMHVVEYDGKSFLTSEPEKNLCISQSEVPINSQDYTHSFDQQYLPALPVPVPSEQHTMDSGLTDLVLDGACCFSPGYNDGMATRFPIQPHNPSLNAHVQYNGSSFACQNQLPSTSNEAHLQRSENVLAVGPTQSITPGFQNNIASSFRGVDDFFTEEDIRMRSHEMLENEDMQQLLRLFNMGGGHGQIPSVTEDAFPYPSDYMPNTDLNYNLDDDRTRSGKAVVGWLKLKAALRWGIFIRKRAAEKRAQLVELDDP
- the LOC115706896 gene encoding calmodulin-binding protein 60 D isoform X3, with the translated sequence MDDSGQTFSNQTGMFRMDALKKQNRYVERSTTSMTREKRGLDSTSAEEAQPERKRPALASVIVEALKVDSLQKLCSSLEPILRRVVSEEVERALAKLCPAKLNGRNPRSSPKRIEGPDGRNLQLRFKSKLSLPLFTGGKVEGEQGTAIHIVLIDATTGQIVSSGPESSVRLDIIVLEGDFSNEEDENWTEEEFEGHVVKEREGKRPLLTGDLQITLKEGVGTLGELTFTDNSSWIRSRKFRLGLKVASGSCEGIRIREAKTEAFTVKDHRGELYKKHYPPALTDEVWRLEKIGKDGSFHKRLNKAGIFSVEDFLRLVVRDSQRLRNILGSGMSNKMWDVLVEHAKTCALSGKLYVYYSEDERNVGVAFNNIYEFSGLIANGQYYTADSLSDSQKVYVDTLVKKAYDNWMHVVEYDGKSFLTSEPEKNLCISQSEVPINSQDYTHSFDQQYLPALPVPVPSEQHTMDSGLTGYNDGMATRFPIQPHNPSLNAHVQYNGSSFACQNQLPSTSNEAHLQRSENVLAVGPTQSITPGFQNNIASSFRGVDDFFTEEDIRMRSHEMLENEDMQQLLRLFNMGGGHGQIPSVTEDAFPYPSDYMPNTDLNYNLDDDRTRSGKAVVGWLKLKAALRWGIFIRKRAAEKRAQLVELDDP
- the LOC115706896 gene encoding calmodulin-binding protein 60 D isoform X4; its protein translation is MDDSGQTFSNQTGMFRMDALKKQNRYVERSTTSMTREKRGLDSTSAEEAQPERKRPALASVIVEALKVDSLQKLCSSLEPILRRVVSEEVERALAKLCPAKLNGRSSPKRIEGPDGRNLQLRFKSKLSLPLFTGGKVEGEQGTAIHIVLIDATTGQIVSSGPESSVRLDIIVLEGDFSNEEDENWTEEEFEGHVVKEREGKRPLLTGDLQITLKEGVGTLGELTFTDNSSWIRSRKFRLGLKVASGSCEGIRIREAKTEAFTVKDHRGELYKKHYPPALTDEVWRLEKIGKDGSFHKRLNKAGIFSVEDFLRLVVRDSQRLRNILGSGMSNKMWDVLVEHAKTCALSGKLYVYYSEDERNVGVAFNNIYEFSGLIANGQYYTADSLSDSQKVYVDTLVKKAYDNWMHVVEYDGKSFLTSEPEKNLCISQSEVPINSQDYTHSFDQQYLPALPVPVPSEQHTMDSGLTGYNDGMATRFPIQPHNPSLNAHVQYNGSSFACQNQLPSTSNEAHLQRSENVLAVGPTQSITPGFQNNIASSFRGVDDFFTEEDIRMRSHEMLENEDMQQLLRLFNMGGGHGQIPSVTEDAFPYPSDYMPNTDLNYNLDDDRTRSGKAVVGWLKLKAALRWGIFIRKRAAEKRAQLVELDDP